From one Paenibacillus sp. FSL K6-1330 genomic stretch:
- a CDS encoding extracellular solute-binding protein, protein MKKWLKGSFCIIISSAILLAGCSTGNKTNHAGNESGGEPKNFNTSGYPIVGEKITLTMMGAKAAIHGPWEDMVLFKEMEEMTNIHFNFNTPPAANYQEAKNLAFASQQLPDVFFNAGLTPDDEVTYGSQGYLVPLEGLIEEYAPNFNKLMKDNPDIKKSITTVDGHIYSLPLIIDEPRAFVPSRLWLNGDWMESLGITTEPTTTDELYELLKRFKNEDPNKNGKNDEIPISSEKLGGFQSVLLPAFGLLGREVEVKDGKVRFNPVQDQYKEYLTYLNKLFTEKLMDEETFVQTSQQMTAKGNSNQIGAFPHSSPDLVLKVDKPEDNLKHPMLGTLTSPVNSEKLAMKSSKIRRGTFAITSQNKYPEATMRWVDYLYSSEGSKLGIYGNSIKWLDDAKTKWEFDFPEGMNSEEYRAKLTPDCGGQLPLIKERKFDAMRDNGKGPDYNKMVDEKLNPYAVQAYPDVYFSNDEQKRLNIIKTDIKTYVDQMEAKFVVGQEPLTKWDDYVKMINKMGLDEMLKIYQDAYDRWNKSE, encoded by the coding sequence ATGAAAAAATGGTTAAAAGGCAGTTTCTGTATCATTATTAGCAGCGCAATTCTGTTAGCCGGGTGCAGCACGGGCAATAAAACGAATCATGCTGGGAATGAAAGTGGGGGAGAACCGAAAAATTTCAATACTAGCGGCTACCCGATTGTAGGTGAGAAAATCACGTTGACGATGATGGGGGCGAAAGCGGCCATTCACGGGCCTTGGGAGGACATGGTATTATTTAAGGAAATGGAAGAAATGACAAATATCCATTTTAATTTCAATACACCTCCAGCAGCTAACTATCAAGAGGCTAAGAATTTGGCGTTCGCAAGCCAGCAATTGCCGGATGTGTTTTTCAACGCTGGTCTTACACCTGACGATGAAGTTACATACGGCAGCCAAGGTTATCTGGTTCCGCTGGAAGGATTGATCGAGGAGTACGCGCCGAATTTCAATAAACTCATGAAGGATAATCCGGATATCAAAAAGTCGATCACCACCGTGGACGGGCATATCTACTCCCTTCCGCTCATTATCGATGAGCCTCGTGCGTTCGTTCCGAGCAGATTGTGGCTGAACGGGGACTGGATGGAGAGTTTGGGGATTACAACGGAGCCAACGACTACGGATGAACTGTATGAGCTGCTGAAGCGGTTCAAGAACGAAGACCCCAACAAGAACGGCAAAAATGACGAAATTCCGATATCCAGTGAGAAACTGGGAGGCTTCCAGAGCGTGCTGCTGCCAGCATTCGGCTTGCTTGGCCGTGAAGTGGAGGTAAAGGACGGGAAGGTCCGCTTTAATCCGGTGCAGGATCAGTACAAGGAATATCTCACTTACTTAAACAAACTGTTCACAGAGAAGCTGATGGATGAGGAAACCTTTGTACAGACGTCCCAGCAAATGACGGCCAAAGGCAATTCGAACCAAATCGGTGCTTTCCCACATTCATCTCCAGATCTCGTCCTGAAGGTGGATAAACCGGAAGACAATTTGAAGCACCCCATGCTTGGGACGCTGACCAGTCCGGTCAACAGCGAGAAGCTGGCGATGAAATCATCGAAAATTCGCCGCGGTACATTCGCGATTACGAGTCAGAATAAGTATCCTGAGGCAACGATGCGGTGGGTCGATTATTTGTACTCCTCCGAAGGCAGCAAGCTCGGGATTTACGGAAACAGCATCAAATGGCTGGATGACGCCAAAACGAAGTGGGAGTTCGATTTTCCTGAAGGAATGAACAGTGAGGAATATCGGGCGAAGTTAACCCCGGACTGTGGCGGACAGCTGCCATTGATCAAGGAAAGAAAATTTGACGCTATGCGTGATAACGGCAAAGGGCCGGATTATAACAAAATGGTGGATGAGAAGTTGAACCCTTATGCGGTTCAGGCATACCCCGATGTGTATTTCAGCAATGATGAGCAAAAAAGGCTGAATATCATTAAGACGGACATTAAAACCTATGTCGATCAAATGGAAGCGAAGTTTGTCGTTGGCCAGGAGCCGCTCACGAAGTGGGACGATTATGTGAAGATGATTAACAAGATGGGTCTGGATGAAATGCTGAAGATCTATCAGGATGCCTATGACCGCTGGAACAAGTCGGAATAA
- a CDS encoding DUF302 domain-containing protein, protein MFHYTVETDKSVDDAIAALEQALAEEKFGVLWRFSIQDKLNEKGIEFDQKYEILEVCNPVEAKKVLSENDLAGYFLPCKIAVYELEGGTKIGLPRPTALIGMVENESFESLRGIAQDVEKRLIACIDNSK, encoded by the coding sequence ATATTTCACTATACGGTAGAAACGGATAAGTCAGTAGACGATGCCATTGCTGCATTGGAACAAGCGTTGGCCGAAGAGAAGTTCGGTGTGCTATGGCGATTCAGCATTCAAGACAAATTGAATGAGAAGGGCATCGAGTTTGATCAGAAGTACGAAATACTGGAGGTATGCAATCCGGTTGAGGCGAAAAAAGTGTTGAGCGAGAATGACTTGGCCGGGTATTTCCTGCCTTGTAAAATCGCCGTTTATGAGTTGGAAGGGGGAACGAAGATCGGACTCCCGAGACCCACGGCGCTTATTGGCATGGTGGAGAATGAATCCTTTGAATCCCTGCGGGGCATTGCCCAGGATGTGGAGAAACGGCTTATCGCTTGTATCGATAATAGCAAATAA